A region from the Naumannella halotolerans genome encodes:
- a CDS encoding GNAT family N-acetyltransferase, which translates to MGWGAEVRTERLRLNRPRVDDIAALHAIYSDPAVWTHLPSMRFTAVEQTQMTVVDWIRGWEDNGLGPWMVRTLDDPQLLGHCGCTNKTAFWNLGYRFAPAAQGYGYASEVARLAIERAHQLRPDLPVIAYLVEHNVASARVAERVGLQLRHRGPDKGNPDPEAIRLIYSDRRLTAAELAAARR; encoded by the coding sequence GTGGGTTGGGGTGCCGAGGTGAGGACCGAGCGGCTGCGGTTGAACCGGCCGCGGGTCGATGACATCGCAGCGCTGCACGCGATCTACAGCGATCCGGCGGTGTGGACCCATCTGCCGAGCATGCGCTTCACCGCCGTCGAACAGACCCAGATGACGGTCGTCGACTGGATCCGCGGCTGGGAGGACAACGGACTGGGGCCCTGGATGGTACGCACCCTGGACGATCCGCAACTGCTCGGCCACTGCGGCTGCACCAACAAGACCGCGTTCTGGAATCTCGGCTACCGCTTCGCCCCGGCGGCCCAGGGGTACGGCTACGCCAGCGAGGTGGCGCGGCTGGCCATCGAGCGGGCACACCAGCTGCGACCGGACCTGCCGGTGATCGCGTACCTGGTCGAACACAATGTCGCCTCCGCCCGGGTCGCGGAGCGGGTCGGGCTGCAGCTGCGGCATCGGGGCCCCGACAAGGGCAATCCCGATCCCGAGGCGATCAGGCTGATCTATTCCGACCGGCGATTGACCGCGGCCGAACTGGCCGCGGCCCGGCGTTGA